From Humisphaera borealis, the proteins below share one genomic window:
- a CDS encoding FtsK/SpoIIIE domain-containing protein: MPSLNASASDWLLERVREVQASPDVTAARKIAVLLAAAGYGKTHLFGRVADALGGDVLFAFVGPIFEAQLARPLQHIVWNVVEALFDAPAGGGPPWIEQLLARLCRPSFEAYFKQLPDLLRTRHQTLWQRLQTDHLAALEIIRSVAEPSAYRRLAESIARAFPGLRNEIVRALALAWSPDGADVRRWLRGDDLPEQECARLGLSQTPPEPERVIEAIATMLQRIGVPLVICCDQLEAVLKDPEVGPINLSNGLVALLHSVPNTLIVLGCLEDAWSVVIANKVHESFFDRVHKPQKLATLSAGHAVDLVRRRVMAWDGNLAKGGTWPIAVESIQAYANARPRAPRALLQECRNAIDEWLSTGKEPVTLGNTPPPPFPEVFIQHWNTELAAMQKKAKSPVDIQEAQLFQSVKYAIEIARVANHLPPGMRVIDAIDGAIKPSGNDPRPSVGVRLEAGGKTFKVIVAVTKRDAGTAFGSYMTALTDAIKPKAVVGAVVVRPYAELNVGPHTAARKTYDKAIADGKLRPFALGSERFTFDQLECLFSILTDADDGLPLGGRNLNRDDCVKLIAENGLIKGLKLLDHIFANWVELSAVQPSSDTPAIAVAVPAAPAVAGTPPAATPPPLPVAAGPARSVATVSGPPAAAAAELKPADIKPVDIASLVDQPQAWANRMLADITAKLLLYKLPVEPIRAQVGPTFARLMVRPADTTDINKVRNKATQLRVSLGLAAAPLIDFQPGFISIDIQLPRRQIVALAPLLGTRPANLVGQTAFPAGQDVAGQTHWLNLADPSSCHLLIAGTTGSGKSEFLKVMLGAMAHGMTPEQLQFILVDPKRVTFNLTGLSPYLLKPIAYDDEAVIPLLTECADEMERRYEKLASMHKSHVSELTGADSVPRIVLMFDEFADLMHDPIAKAEMEPLLKRLGAKARASGIHLVLGTQRTEASVVTPLLRSNLPGRVSLRVASEKDSMLILDAPGAAELLGKGDLLWKQGGDLLRLQSPFVSNVELEELLRVR; this comes from the coding sequence GTGCCCTCGCTAAATGCGTCCGCCTCGGACTGGCTGCTGGAGCGCGTACGCGAGGTGCAGGCGTCGCCGGACGTGACTGCGGCCCGTAAGATCGCGGTGTTGCTGGCGGCAGCCGGTTACGGCAAAACACACCTGTTCGGACGCGTTGCCGACGCCCTCGGCGGCGACGTGCTCTTTGCGTTCGTCGGACCGATCTTTGAAGCGCAACTCGCTCGGCCGCTCCAGCACATCGTCTGGAACGTGGTCGAGGCTTTGTTCGACGCCCCGGCTGGCGGCGGCCCTCCCTGGATTGAGCAATTGCTGGCCCGGTTGTGTCGACCGTCGTTCGAGGCCTACTTCAAGCAGCTTCCAGACCTGCTGCGCACGAGGCATCAAACCTTGTGGCAGCGGCTGCAGACCGATCACCTGGCCGCGCTGGAGATCATCCGTTCCGTGGCCGAACCTTCGGCGTATCGACGGCTGGCCGAATCGATCGCCAGGGCGTTTCCCGGGCTGCGAAACGAGATTGTCCGCGCGCTGGCATTGGCCTGGTCGCCCGACGGAGCGGACGTTCGGCGCTGGCTCCGCGGCGACGACCTGCCGGAGCAGGAGTGCGCCCGCCTCGGGCTGTCGCAGACGCCGCCGGAACCCGAACGCGTGATCGAAGCAATCGCCACGATGTTGCAACGCATCGGCGTGCCACTCGTGATCTGCTGCGACCAGTTGGAAGCGGTGCTTAAGGATCCCGAAGTCGGACCGATCAACCTGTCGAATGGCCTGGTCGCGCTGCTGCATTCCGTGCCCAACACACTCATCGTGCTCGGATGCCTGGAAGACGCCTGGTCTGTTGTGATCGCGAACAAGGTACACGAGAGCTTCTTCGATCGCGTTCACAAGCCACAGAAGTTGGCAACGCTGTCGGCCGGCCATGCAGTCGATCTCGTGCGGCGTCGTGTCATGGCGTGGGACGGAAATCTGGCCAAGGGTGGTACCTGGCCGATCGCGGTGGAGTCGATTCAGGCATACGCCAACGCGCGGCCCCGCGCGCCCAGGGCGCTGCTGCAGGAATGTCGCAATGCGATCGACGAATGGCTGTCGACCGGCAAAGAGCCGGTCACCCTGGGTAACACGCCTCCGCCTCCCTTTCCTGAAGTGTTCATCCAGCACTGGAATACGGAACTGGCTGCCATGCAGAAGAAGGCGAAAAGCCCTGTCGACATTCAGGAAGCGCAGCTCTTTCAGAGCGTGAAGTACGCGATCGAAATCGCTCGCGTTGCAAATCACCTTCCGCCCGGAATGAGGGTCATCGACGCGATTGACGGTGCCATCAAACCCAGCGGCAACGACCCCCGTCCCAGTGTCGGCGTTCGCCTGGAAGCCGGCGGCAAGACGTTCAAAGTGATAGTCGCGGTGACCAAGCGCGACGCCGGTACGGCGTTCGGGTCGTACATGACCGCATTGACGGACGCCATAAAGCCCAAGGCCGTTGTCGGCGCGGTTGTCGTGCGGCCATACGCCGAGCTGAATGTCGGTCCGCACACCGCGGCCCGCAAGACCTACGACAAGGCGATCGCCGACGGCAAGCTGCGGCCTTTTGCGCTCGGGTCCGAGCGGTTCACTTTCGACCAGCTCGAGTGCCTATTCAGCATCCTGACCGACGCTGACGACGGGCTTCCGCTGGGCGGTCGGAATCTCAACCGCGATGACTGCGTGAAGTTGATCGCGGAGAATGGGCTCATCAAGGGGCTCAAGCTGCTCGACCACATTTTCGCGAACTGGGTGGAACTGAGTGCAGTGCAGCCGTCATCCGATACGCCCGCGATTGCGGTTGCAGTTCCTGCCGCGCCGGCAGTCGCGGGTACGCCACCAGCCGCAACGCCGCCCCCGCTGCCGGTCGCGGCCGGCCCGGCTCGTTCAGTAGCGACGGTGTCCGGCCCCCCCGCCGCCGCGGCAGCCGAACTCAAGCCGGCGGATATCAAGCCGGTCGATATCGCCAGCCTGGTCGACCAGCCGCAGGCCTGGGCCAATCGGATGCTTGCCGATATCACGGCCAAGCTTCTTCTGTACAAGCTTCCCGTCGAGCCGATCCGCGCGCAGGTCGGTCCGACGTTCGCCAGGCTTATGGTTCGCCCCGCCGACACCACCGACATCAACAAGGTTCGTAACAAGGCGACCCAACTGCGGGTATCGCTCGGTCTGGCGGCTGCGCCACTGATCGACTTTCAGCCCGGGTTTATCAGCATCGACATCCAGCTTCCCAGGCGGCAGATCGTCGCGCTGGCACCTTTGCTTGGCACTCGCCCGGCAAACCTCGTCGGCCAGACGGCATTCCCGGCGGGGCAGGATGTCGCCGGCCAGACCCACTGGCTGAACCTGGCCGACCCGTCGAGCTGCCACTTGCTGATCGCCGGCACCACCGGCAGCGGCAAGAGTGAGTTCCTCAAAGTGATGCTGGGCGCGATGGCGCACGGCATGACGCCGGAGCAGTTGCAGTTCATTCTGGTCGACCCCAAGCGAGTGACTTTCAACCTCACCGGGCTCAGTCCGTACCTGCTCAAACCGATCGCGTATGACGACGAGGCGGTCATTCCACTGCTCACGGAATGCGCCGACGAGATGGAACGGCGTTACGAAAAGCTGGCATCAATGCATAAGTCACACGTCAGCGAGCTGACCGGGGCCGATTCGGTTCCGCGCATCGTCCTGATGTTTGATGAGTTCGCCGACCTGATGCACGACCCGATCGCCAAGGCCGAGATGGAGCCGTTGCTGAAGCGACTTGGGGCCAAGGCGCGGGCGAGCGGTATCCACCTGGTGCTCGGCACTCAGCGGACGGAGGCCAGCGTGGTGACGCCATTGCTGCGGAGCAACCTGCCCGGCCGCGTGAGCCTTCGAGTCGCGAGCGAGAAGGACTCGATGTTGATCCTCGATGCCCCGGGCGCCGCAGAGTTGCTCGGCAAGGGAGACCTCCTCTGGAAACAAGGCGGAGACTTGCTGCGGCTGCAGTCGCCGTTCGTATCGAATGTGGAATTGGAAGAGCTATTGCGCGTGAGATAG
- a CDS encoding PQQ-binding-like beta-propeller repeat protein gives MLRSSLGRLCSSAAIAGGVLAIPCGFLLAADGNWPQWRGPQATGAVAEASPPTTWGEGKNVKWKVALPGEGSSTPIVWDNKLFLLAAVSTGKAGQPVAGAGPAAQPAGEQPPPRPAPGPGGPGGPPGRRPGGRPGGFGGPGGGGGFGGGAAPTQAYQFAVLCLDRVTGKTLWQKNVAEVVPHEGHHRDNNFASYSPVTDGKVLIAFFGSRGLHCLDLDGNIKWSKELGKMQTRNSFGEGGSPALYGNTVVVQWDHEGQDDFIAAFDKDTGKELWRAPRNEATGWSTPLIVEHEGKPQVITANTSKVISYDLATGKQIWEVGPLTANVIPSPVYANGMLYVMSGFRGAECFAIKLGKTGNLTGTDAIVWQHRKGTPYVPSPLLYRDRLYFFSGNNAVLSALDAKTGKPLIDSERLEEMQNVYASPVGAGDYVYLTARNGVTQVIKATSDKLEVVATNRLEEGIDASPAVVGKTMYLRGTKSLYCIGE, from the coding sequence ATGCTTCGATCTTCCCTCGGCCGACTTTGTTCCTCCGCTGCCATTGCCGGCGGCGTTCTGGCGATTCCGTGCGGGTTTCTTTTGGCGGCCGATGGGAACTGGCCTCAGTGGCGCGGGCCGCAGGCGACGGGTGCGGTTGCCGAGGCGTCGCCGCCGACGACCTGGGGCGAGGGGAAGAACGTCAAGTGGAAGGTCGCCTTGCCCGGCGAGGGATCGTCAACGCCGATCGTCTGGGATAACAAGTTGTTCCTGCTGGCGGCGGTCTCGACCGGCAAGGCCGGTCAGCCTGTCGCCGGGGCGGGTCCTGCGGCTCAGCCCGCTGGCGAACAGCCGCCTCCCCGCCCTGCTCCCGGTCCGGGTGGACCGGGCGGGCCACCGGGACGACGGCCTGGGGGTCGGCCCGGCGGCTTTGGTGGTCCGGGCGGTGGTGGCGGTTTTGGCGGTGGTGCGGCCCCCACCCAGGCCTACCAGTTCGCCGTCCTCTGCCTCGACCGCGTCACCGGCAAAACCCTCTGGCAGAAGAACGTCGCCGAGGTCGTCCCGCACGAAGGCCATCACCGCGATAACAACTTTGCCTCCTACTCCCCCGTCACCGACGGCAAAGTGCTGATCGCGTTCTTCGGCTCGCGCGGGCTCCACTGCCTCGATCTCGACGGCAACATCAAGTGGTCGAAGGAACTCGGCAAGATGCAGACCCGCAACAGCTTCGGCGAAGGGGGTTCGCCGGCGCTTTACGGCAACACCGTCGTCGTGCAGTGGGACCATGAAGGCCAGGACGACTTTATCGCCGCGTTCGATAAGGACACCGGCAAGGAACTCTGGCGTGCCCCCCGCAACGAAGCCACCGGCTGGTCCACGCCGCTCATCGTCGAACACGAAGGCAAGCCGCAGGTCATCACCGCCAACACCAGCAAGGTCATCTCGTACGACCTGGCGACCGGGAAGCAGATCTGGGAAGTCGGCCCGCTGACGGCGAACGTGATCCCGTCGCCGGTCTACGCCAACGGCATGCTCTACGTAATGAGCGGCTTCCGCGGGGCGGAATGCTTCGCGATCAAGCTCGGCAAGACCGGCAATCTCACCGGCACCGACGCGATCGTCTGGCAGCACCGCAAGGGCACGCCTTACGTGCCATCGCCGCTGCTGTATCGCGACCGGCTCTATTTCTTCTCGGGGAACAACGCGGTGCTGTCGGCGCTGGACGCCAAGACCGGCAAGCCGCTGATCGACAGCGAACGGCTGGAAGAGATGCAGAACGTCTACGCGTCGCCGGTCGGGGCCGGCGACTATGTCTACCTCACCGCCCGCAACGGCGTCACGCAGGTGATCAAGGCGACCAGCGACAAGCTGGAGGTCGTCGCCACGAACCGCCTAGAAGAAGGCATCGACGCCTCGCCGGCGGTGGTGGGCAAGACGATGTACCTGCGGGGGACGAAGTCGCTGTATTGCATTGGGGAGTGA
- a CDS encoding protein kinase domain-containing protein has product MNPYAILLQIAMGAASAAGGVVATKVLRYLVGTFGKGGGTPDPEALKVPGLRGELPPPQARMVLEEWGRLSNRQVWSIVSQAVPGRTPDDARKREELASVLLNLTRASGTVSSQETANSYVLRQKDVLDQIARMLGTKRRPFERIDGQPDWTLVRFLGMGTFGEVWLGQNRQTRMRRAFKFFTQPDAQEWIKREFQSLIRIQEALGKDPRIVELIDVTVSGQKYPFMTLEYVAGRSLEDWIIDDKTKRSPLNKFDVIYDIVRAMAVAHGAGIYHRDLKPGNILLTPPPDAQAKVTDFGLGEIAEPAAAPGKASGSGSSSRPDLGQAGTSMYRPPEASRPFAEPNLGQYDVFAIGVVWYQLLVERLERPPYDFAERLRDEGQGLDSHTVRILSQCLAGPGRRFKDARELLQAIEYLPSGDPPLPEGCFDVGLLAREYLAAQAR; this is encoded by the coding sequence ATGAACCCGTATGCCATCCTGCTACAGATCGCGATGGGCGCTGCAAGTGCTGCCGGTGGCGTGGTGGCCACGAAGGTGCTTCGTTATCTGGTCGGTACTTTCGGGAAGGGCGGCGGAACGCCCGATCCGGAGGCTCTGAAGGTGCCCGGCTTACGGGGCGAGCTCCCGCCCCCGCAGGCGAGAATGGTTCTTGAGGAGTGGGGCCGACTCTCCAATCGCCAAGTTTGGTCCATCGTCAGCCAAGCCGTTCCTGGAAGGACGCCAGACGACGCGCGCAAGCGGGAAGAGCTGGCGTCAGTGCTGTTGAACCTCACCAGGGCGTCCGGGACCGTCTCAAGCCAGGAGACGGCCAACAGCTACGTGCTTCGGCAAAAGGACGTCCTTGATCAAATCGCCCGCATGCTCGGTACGAAGCGGCGACCATTCGAGAGGATCGACGGGCAGCCGGATTGGACGCTTGTGCGGTTTCTGGGCATGGGCACCTTTGGCGAAGTGTGGCTCGGGCAGAATCGTCAAACGCGGATGCGTCGTGCATTCAAGTTCTTTACGCAGCCCGACGCACAAGAGTGGATCAAGCGAGAGTTCCAATCTCTTATCCGTATCCAGGAGGCGCTGGGTAAGGATCCGCGAATCGTTGAATTGATCGACGTGACTGTTTCGGGTCAGAAGTATCCGTTCATGACACTCGAGTATGTCGCTGGACGGTCGCTGGAAGACTGGATTATCGACGACAAGACGAAGCGTTCGCCGCTAAACAAGTTCGACGTCATTTACGACATCGTGCGCGCGATGGCCGTCGCCCACGGCGCGGGCATCTACCACCGCGATTTGAAGCCGGGCAACATTCTCTTAACCCCACCACCTGACGCGCAGGCGAAGGTAACCGACTTCGGCCTTGGCGAAATTGCCGAGCCGGCGGCGGCACCGGGGAAGGCGTCAGGATCGGGCTCGTCCAGCCGGCCGGACTTGGGGCAGGCGGGCACGTCAATGTATCGTCCGCCGGAGGCGTCGCGTCCGTTCGCCGAACCGAACCTCGGGCAATACGACGTATTCGCAATCGGCGTGGTCTGGTATCAGTTGCTGGTCGAGCGGCTGGAGCGGCCGCCGTACGATTTTGCCGAACGGCTGCGCGACGAAGGCCAGGGTCTCGACAGCCACACGGTCCGCATCCTGTCGCAGTGCCTGGCCGGCCCGGGACGACGTTTCAAGGATGCCCGCGAGTTGCTTCAGGCGATCGAATACCTGCCGTCCGGCGATCCGCCGCTGCCGGAGGGTTGCTTCGATGTCGGGCTGCTGGCGAGAGAGTATCTTGCAGCGCAGGCGCGGTGA
- a CDS encoding sensor histidine kinase — protein sequence MPPDDRFGSPPGPPDPNAEGQADVLRSMAADPLHHLDVLQQQLSAVREQLTESQRLATIGTISSVIAHEFNNILTPIVSYAQFALTSAESDKPDMPLIRKALAKSFQSATKAGKICASMLALARGESTSGPVPVQQLVDEALSVLARDPQKDGIALRVQVQPGLCVMCDPVQIEQVLLNLLINARHALMGHSRNGAITIKAAAIDEDELKIQVIDNGPGIPEKLQSKIFEPFFTTKGTAKRGEAKGSGLGLAICREIVAQHKGRIEVESSPGKGTTFNLWLPAAAPAADTEGSAAGSTRT from the coding sequence ATGCCCCCCGATGACCGTTTTGGTTCGCCCCCCGGCCCGCCCGACCCCAACGCCGAAGGGCAGGCGGATGTCCTGCGCTCCATGGCCGCCGACCCGCTGCACCACCTGGATGTCCTTCAGCAGCAACTCTCGGCCGTCCGCGAGCAACTGACCGAAAGCCAGCGGCTGGCCACCATTGGGACGATCTCTTCCGTCATCGCTCACGAGTTCAACAATATCCTGACGCCGATCGTCAGCTACGCCCAGTTCGCCCTGACCAGCGCCGAAAGCGACAAGCCGGACATGCCGCTGATCCGCAAGGCATTGGCCAAGTCGTTTCAGTCGGCGACCAAGGCGGGGAAGATTTGCGCATCCATGCTGGCGCTGGCTCGTGGCGAATCGACCTCCGGGCCGGTGCCGGTGCAGCAACTGGTGGACGAGGCGCTGTCGGTCCTGGCCCGCGACCCGCAGAAAGACGGCATTGCGCTGCGCGTACAGGTGCAGCCAGGGTTGTGTGTGATGTGTGACCCGGTGCAGATCGAACAGGTGTTGCTGAACCTGCTGATCAACGCGCGGCACGCGCTGATGGGCCACAGCCGAAACGGCGCGATCACGATCAAGGCGGCCGCGATCGACGAGGACGAACTGAAGATCCAGGTGATCGACAACGGCCCGGGCATCCCGGAGAAGCTGCAGTCGAAGATCTTCGAGCCATTCTTCACCACCAAGGGAACCGCCAAGCGCGGCGAGGCCAAGGGATCGGGTCTGGGGCTGGCGATCTGTCGGGAGATTGTCGCCCAGCATAAGGGGCGGATTGAAGTCGAGTCGTCACCGGGCAAGGGGACGACTTTTAACCTTTGGCTGCCAGCGGCGGCTCCGGCTGCCGACACCGAGGGTTCGGCTGCCGGCTCGACGCGAACCTGA
- a CDS encoding alpha/beta hydrolase family protein has translation MKPNPTLAFALLLLAPLAVLHGADVPQSVKELWADFDPRKDPLEPEVLKEWEQDGVVCRIVRYQVGTFKGAPSKVAAFYAFAKGGGKRPAILDIHGGGQSASLSTVVTCAQRGYVGMSINWGGNKMSLGRDTWGGPQTDWDKLDATHPPQRNPSNHFAGPLTPDDYTLDAVESPRNSNWFLVLMAARRAVTFLEQQPETDPARIGARGHSMGGKLTTNLAGIDHRIKAAVPSCGGSGDIAETQADLPGTSRTKSSAMELACISDNAYIPLIACPVLWLSPTNDFHAHIDNMAWNWRDVPDSRVRFSISPHLNHRHTDEHAITEYLWFEEHLKGASFRMPQTPGIVLDLKTTDGVPRITVTPDDARPVRRVDVYYSIDPHALTRFWRDARAVKAGAQWKASAPVMSLDRPIFAYANVVYETPAEYRASPQAAGRDNSDTLAISSRVLSVAPAGLQSAGVKATDTRERLIDDGTRGWHDWYLLNWGHAPLWTATTRKLKDPKWRGPDGATLHFDIQCQTDNTLVVTFNCNAWGAFIPGKPAVDYTVVKSLKASRDWQTVSVSLGELTSTDPKQPAPLASWQSVTEFTISPSGTAMRDGQKVKIDGKPWQGPRNIRNLRWEGGTYAPPASTDGALRSEDFQKNFNDAIRKSLEQEKLDRK, from the coding sequence ATGAAACCCAATCCCACGCTCGCGTTCGCACTCCTGCTGCTCGCGCCGCTAGCCGTGCTGCACGGCGCTGATGTCCCTCAGTCCGTTAAGGAACTCTGGGCCGACTTTGACCCGCGGAAGGATCCGCTGGAGCCCGAGGTTCTCAAGGAGTGGGAGCAGGACGGCGTGGTCTGCCGGATCGTTCGGTACCAGGTGGGCACCTTCAAAGGTGCGCCATCGAAGGTCGCCGCGTTCTACGCCTTTGCCAAAGGGGGCGGCAAACGCCCTGCGATCCTCGACATCCATGGCGGCGGGCAGTCGGCTTCGCTCAGCACGGTCGTGACCTGCGCCCAGCGCGGGTATGTGGGCATGTCGATCAATTGGGGCGGCAACAAGATGAGCCTTGGCCGGGATACCTGGGGCGGGCCGCAGACCGACTGGGACAAGCTCGACGCCACGCATCCGCCGCAGCGGAACCCGTCAAACCACTTCGCCGGCCCGCTGACGCCCGACGACTACACGCTGGATGCCGTCGAATCGCCACGGAACAGCAACTGGTTCCTGGTGCTGATGGCGGCCCGTCGGGCGGTGACATTTCTGGAGCAGCAACCGGAGACCGACCCCGCCCGCATCGGGGCTCGCGGGCATTCGATGGGCGGCAAGCTCACCACGAACCTGGCCGGCATCGATCATCGCATCAAGGCGGCGGTCCCGTCGTGTGGCGGGTCGGGCGACATCGCCGAAACCCAGGCCGATCTGCCCGGCACCAGCCGAACCAAGAGCTCGGCGATGGAGCTGGCCTGCATCTCGGACAACGCGTACATCCCGCTGATTGCCTGCCCGGTGCTCTGGCTCTCGCCGACGAACGACTTCCACGCCCATATCGACAACATGGCCTGGAACTGGCGCGACGTGCCCGACAGCCGCGTGCGCTTCAGCATTTCCCCGCACCTGAATCACCGTCACACCGACGAACACGCGATCACCGAATATCTGTGGTTCGAAGAGCACCTGAAGGGCGCATCGTTCCGAATGCCGCAAACGCCGGGGATCGTGCTGGATCTCAAGACCACCGACGGCGTGCCACGAATCACCGTGACGCCTGACGATGCCAGGCCCGTCCGGCGGGTGGACGTCTACTACAGCATCGATCCGCACGCCCTGACGCGCTTCTGGCGCGACGCACGAGCCGTCAAAGCCGGCGCGCAATGGAAGGCCAGCGCGCCGGTGATGAGCCTGGACCGGCCGATCTTCGCCTATGCCAACGTGGTGTACGAGACGCCGGCCGAGTATCGAGCCTCGCCGCAGGCTGCCGGCCGCGACAACTCCGACACGCTTGCGATCAGTTCCCGCGTGCTATCGGTCGCCCCGGCGGGTTTGCAATCGGCGGGCGTGAAGGCCACCGACACGCGCGAAAGGCTCATCGACGACGGCACCCGCGGCTGGCACGACTGGTACCTGCTCAACTGGGGGCATGCCCCGCTCTGGACCGCGACCACCCGCAAGCTCAAAGACCCCAAATGGCGTGGCCCCGACGGCGCGACACTGCACTTTGACATCCAGTGCCAGACCGACAACACGCTCGTCGTAACGTTCAACTGCAACGCGTGGGGCGCGTTCATACCCGGCAAGCCCGCGGTCGATTACACCGTCGTCAAGTCGCTCAAAGCCTCGCGGGACTGGCAGACCGTATCCGTCAGCCTCGGCGAGCTGACCAGCACCGACCCCAAACAGCCGGCACCGCTCGCATCCTGGCAGTCGGTGACAGAGTTCACCATCAGCCCCAGCGGCACGGCGATGCGGGACGGGCAGAAGGTAAAGATCGACGGCAAACCCTGGCAGGGGCCGCGAAACATCCGCAACCTCCGCTGGGAAGGCGGTACGTACGCCCCGCCAGCGAGCACGGACGGCGCACTGCGTTCGGAAGACTTCCAGAAGAACTTCAACGACGCGATTCGCAAATCACTGGAGCAGGAGAAGCTGGACCGGAAGTGA
- a CDS encoding right-handed parallel beta-helix repeat-containing protein, translating to MNARYPLKQLYVALAAVLLGQCPALAAEPVKITDAASIQKAIDARPGEIIDVPAGTYEIDTPIVITSDGSGLSGSGRIVQTNPKAPILRISNAKDVRIRDLTLTRSPDRPGSTSALMAGGCDNLSIEGVRVLDNRAPAGAINLDRCIGPRVMNCDVINYARISIDDRTASLDWGYAFNCIDGTGIQITYSKQVLVQGNRVIEREMVPTPELKEKYALGKFVKKNPQKGLLPSQATWDRESVDNWHQGSAIIATGPEVSDDVQIIANRIENAGQGIDLHCDHAIVANNVVRNAAVGMKAMHGSRNTLITGNQFISSDLWAIGLMPGAGSHPAKPPGPDGKPVAQNVDGGSIIANNIISEFGYGNANWLWGHERSPIILERGQKDENPPLRDVVVQGNVVYDSGRDDLKPDGTRAEPPRFRWAFVVQEDVGQRIGPKNVRLMNNIFHPGAQGVSNIKDLLP from the coding sequence ATGAACGCCAGATACCCTTTGAAACAGCTCTACGTTGCACTCGCCGCGGTACTACTTGGCCAGTGCCCTGCACTGGCCGCCGAGCCGGTAAAGATCACCGACGCCGCCTCCATTCAGAAGGCGATCGACGCACGGCCGGGCGAGATCATCGACGTTCCCGCCGGCACGTATGAAATCGATACGCCGATCGTGATCACCAGTGACGGGTCCGGCCTATCGGGCTCGGGGCGTATCGTGCAGACGAACCCCAAGGCGCCGATCCTGAGAATCTCAAACGCCAAAGATGTTCGCATTCGGGACCTGACGTTGACGCGTTCGCCGGACAGGCCGGGTTCCACGTCCGCCCTCATGGCGGGCGGTTGCGACAACCTCTCGATTGAAGGCGTGCGCGTGCTGGACAACCGGGCACCGGCCGGCGCGATCAACCTCGATCGATGCATCGGGCCGCGCGTGATGAATTGCGACGTGATCAACTACGCCCGAATCAGCATCGACGACCGCACCGCGAGCCTGGACTGGGGTTACGCGTTCAACTGCATCGACGGCACCGGCATCCAGATCACCTATTCGAAACAGGTACTCGTGCAGGGAAATCGCGTGATCGAGCGGGAGATGGTCCCGACACCCGAACTCAAGGAAAAGTACGCGCTCGGAAAGTTCGTGAAAAAGAACCCTCAGAAAGGGCTTCTGCCCAGTCAAGCCACGTGGGATCGAGAGTCCGTAGACAACTGGCACCAGGGGTCGGCGATCATCGCGACGGGTCCCGAGGTCAGTGACGATGTTCAGATCATCGCCAACCGCATCGAAAACGCCGGCCAGGGAATCGACCTGCATTGCGACCACGCGATCGTCGCCAACAACGTGGTACGGAACGCGGCCGTCGGTATGAAAGCGATGCACGGCTCGCGGAACACGCTCATCACCGGGAACCAGTTCATTAGCAGCGATCTCTGGGCGATCGGGCTGATGCCCGGCGCCGGCTCGCACCCGGCAAAACCGCCGGGCCCGGACGGCAAGCCGGTCGCTCAGAACGTCGACGGCGGATCGATCATCGCCAACAACATCATCTCCGAGTTCGGCTACGGCAATGCGAACTGGCTATGGGGGCACGAAAGGTCGCCCATCATCCTGGAGAGAGGCCAGAAGGACGAGAACCCGCCACTGCGAGACGTCGTGGTACAGGGGAATGTGGTCTACGATTCCGGGCGCGACGATCTGAAGCCCGACGGCACAAGAGCCGAGCCGCCTCGCTTCCGTTGGGCCTTCGTCGTGCAGGAGGATGTCGGCCAGCGTATTGGCCCGAAAAACGTTCGCCTGATGAACAACATCTTCCACCCTGGCGCACAGGGTGTTTCCAACATCAAGGATCTCCTCCCGTGA